From Aegilops tauschii subsp. strangulata cultivar AL8/78 chromosome 5, Aet v6.0, whole genome shotgun sequence:
GCTATGATTGCTTGTGATATCTATGGCTTTGGTGCCTCTTCTTTTGTTTACGTTTTGAGTAAGCCCAATAGCGAGCAGTTTTCTCAGGGCTCTGGGAGCAATATGTTGATGGAGCATGACGACATCTTGTTTAGACTATCTATCTTGCTGTGGTGGTGAAGCCTTGATCtctaatacttattttgtagtcTTTACAAGCCTGTAGTGTTGTAGCTGATGGTTACTTGTAACCCCCGGtgattgttttttgttttgctttGCTTTGATGATTAAAAATTTCTCATGATTATTCATGCATGCTATTTCTATTGATCTGGAGAAGCAAGCCGAGTATCCTGTTTGGATTTGGACCATGAGAGAACTTTGAACTCTTGTTAAAACTCAGTTTGTCACTAGTTAAAAATGCCAGCTTCTGAAATGGCAGCATGATTGTTAGCGTGTAATTAAGCTCAAAAGAAGCGATGTTGAGTGGTTTTGTCACATAATCCAGTTTGCTATCTAAATTGATGATCAAAAGACCTTGTTTGAGGATCCATTCCTATGTTACCAGATCCATTTGCTTGTAAATACTAGCCACTTGTGAAATATAAGGAAAGCTTCTTGCAATTCATGGGAAATACAAGAGAAAAGAGGTTGAGGCTTTTGAACATTAGAAACATAAAAAACTACAAACTCTAAACAACTGAGCTCTTAATTTTTTTTTTCTTCACATCGTCAAAGAAACCTGAATGGATAGCTTGACGGACTTGAAAAGTTTGCTAGTAAAAGAATAGAGAAACTTGGACCAGGTACACAACATTACCGAGAATGTATAAGCCATTAATTAGAAACCCATGTCACGTAGTTATTTCCTTTCTTGGAAACGAAAAGGATCAACCATCATGTCATTAAATGGCCTATATTTTCCTTTCTTGAAAACGAAAAGGATTATTATTATCATGCCATTAAACGCTCTAGGGATGCCCACCGGTCATCCAGCACGGGTTTGGATTGCGCCACATCATTGATCCGCGGCATTGCTTCTTCTCTGCACCATGCCACTTTCTAAGACCATTTCTATATATACCGGGAAGGGTCATTCATCCGCGTGCGGGGTGCGCGTGTGACTTAGGACTTTGGATTTGGGGcttgggcgacggcgacggcaagAAGAGGAGGCGAGCAGCAGGAGAACGCGTAGCATGATGGTCTCCATTGACGACGAACCCGATATTGGCGACGCAAATGAGGAGAAGGGGGCGATGCGCTGGCGCAACAGTTCGTCCGGCTTTCGTATTGACCAGCGGAAGCCTCCGATGGTCCGGGTGTTGCAGGCCTAGGACGATGCGCCAGGATAGCACCGACGATGGCAGTCGCTCTCTCGGCGCCAGCTCGTATATATTGCAGCTGCGGCAGGAGGAGCGAGCTCCCGTCCATTGCCATTGACTGGAGAGCGGAGCGGAGAGGAAGGGGCCGAGCTATAATGTTGTGATGACCGAGGGAGTAGTATATATTAATTGGTTTTACTTTTTGGTTGGTTGAGGATTAGTTCTGGGTGCAAAAatcaaaaaaggaaaaaggaaaaataacCAACGTGTAGTGTAGTGCATTGGTTTGGAGTAGCTTCGCGTACCCTAGGTGTGCATGATGTGACGCATGTATGCATGCACGCACCGCACCGCACCGGCGGAAGGAGAGGAATCAGCGCAGCGagcgatgaagaagaagaagaaaaacctTTCACTTCGATGCGCGCGCGGAAGGAGTCAACGCTAACGAGCACCGGACTCCGAGTCGGGACAGGCCTAGCCTGTTATCTCGTGAGCGATCCGCTCATAAATTTGCATCCAAACACGATGAGTAGGATCGGCTTCCAAACCGTGAACCGGCTAAGAAAAGAGAAACGGCAAGACCGATCGACCATGAACCGTCTGTGGTGCTCGCTCTCCCAAATCCTCCGCCGTTGCAGAGCGCCGGCCGCCCCGCAGCGCCTGCTTCACTGGTGTTCTTCTTCTGTCCCCCGTGTCACGCCTGCTCTACTCCGTCACCCAGCGTCGACTGTGCTTCGTTGGCAGTTCTGTTGGTACCACGACCCTCGGAAGGTcgctgcggcggcggcgatcaGCTTGAGCGCCGCGGTGATGGCCACATGCGACCGCGAGGTCGTGCCCTGCACCAACCGCTCCCACCTGGTCGTCCTATCTCCCCAGAAGGAGCGCGACCTCGGCGAGTCCCTCTTCGCCGAGGAGATGGCCAAGCACAGGCATAAGACAGTCGACCCATGCCATTCGGACAGCGTCCGCGTCCGTCTTATCGCCGAGAGAATCATCCACGCCGCCAACCGTGGCCTGGGAGTCTACGACAACCGCGACGCCCCCATGCTCCGCGTCACTCGGAAAGGAAACAAGCCGTGGGCACCGCAGCCACACACGAGGCACCTCCATGGGCTCAACGGCAGCTGGGAGCTGGTCCTGGCCAGGCATGATAACGCCACTGTAGGCTCCGCACCCGGTGGCAAGATTATAGTCTTCACCGGACTGCTGGACTGGTATAAGACCGACGGTGAGATCGCCTTCGCTCTTGCACATGAGGTACGTACCCTAGGGTTTGAGCCTATGTAATGCGTAGTACAATGCTGGGTTAGGGTGTTCCTACTTCCTAGCAAGTGGATTCAATGTAACGACGTATGTTGTTGTCGCTCATTTTTGCTTAGGTTGGGCACCTGATTGCAAGGCACCAGGCGGTTATCATGAGTAGGCTGTGGTTACCCGCAATCCTACGTCGGAGCTTCTTACATCGGTATGTATAATAACCGCTTCACTTTTGTTTTTCTCCTAGATGTCACATTACTATGATAGTTTAGATTGTTTTCGATAAATTTGGTCAAACGTTATAAAGTTTTACTTAGATCAGCTAATATGCGGAGTCAATAAAAACAAACGGAGTATAAATTTATTATATTTTGTGATTAAAATTTAAATAGATTGAAAATGTCAATTTTTatctaaaaaataaaaatattatgGTTGTG
This genomic window contains:
- the LOC109768321 gene encoding mitochondrial metalloendopeptidase OMA1-like, producing the protein MNRLWCSLSQILRRCRAPAAPQRLLHWCSSSVPRVTPALLRHPASTVLRWQFCWYHDPRKVAAAAAISLSAAVMATCDREVVPCTNRSHLVVLSPQKERDLGESLFAEEMAKHRHKTVDPCHSDSVRVRLIAERIIHAANRGLGVYDNRDAPMLRVTRKGNKPWAPQPHTRHLHGLNGSWELVLARHDNATVGSAPGGKIIVFTGLLDWYKTDGEIAFALAHEVGHLIARHQAVIMSRLWLPAILRRSFLHRSMEIEADRIGTLLLGAAGFHPRNALAFIGKATEIVGDHTLRKEILEADHPHPKRRLWHLSDTNTLEEALELYREATTMDKVTQKYFVNPTM